The genomic interval GCGGTGGGCAATGGAAAAAACGCGCTGAAGAAATTGGAATTGCAAAAAACCGGATTGCCGCAATTCCCTATGCGGCCGCAGTTTTATTGCAATTATTCGATACGGCTAATTTCGGCGAAATTTGTTTTGTCACCTATGGGTTGCGCGAAGGCGTTGCGTATGATCATGACCGCCGTTTTGTGCGCGGTAAGGATCTGTTGCTGGCCACTTGCGAAGGACTGGCGCGGCGCAATAACCGTTTTGAATTGAATGGCGATGAAGTATTTCATTTCCTGCGTCCAATCGCCGGCAAACTTTCCGCGGATCAGCAACGTTTATTCCGCGCCGCTTGCTGGATGAGCGATATTGGCTGGGCCGATCATCCGGAAGAACGCGCCAAACAGATTTTTCATCGTTTGCTGCATGCCCCATTATTGGCGGTGGATCACGCCGACCGGGTTTTTATCGCCACTTGTTGTTACAGCCGGTATGCCGGGAAAAAAGATAAATTGCCGGATGTGGTTAAATTATGCAGTCCGGCGGATTTGAATCTGGCTATGCGATTGGGCGCGGGGCTGCGTTTTGCCGATACGTTGTGTGGCGGCGCGCCGGGTATTTTATCGCAGCTGGATTTCAGCGTGCGCCGTGGAAGAATGGAATTGCATGTGCCGAGAAAAATGGCGGTTGCTGGGGGCGAGGAAGTGCCAAAACGATTCGAAACACTGGCCGATATATACAAATTGCGCCCACTGATTGTGCAAAGAGGCCGCACTACACGCTAAGAAGTTTCAATCCCTTTTTATCGATGCTAAGCGCCAGTTTGCCTTCTCGCAAGGCAAGCGCGTCTTTGCCGAATACTTCCATGCGCCAGCCGCGCAACGCGTGGCAATGATCGTCCTGGTGCCTTACAATTTGATCGATATCGTCGGACGTGGCGATCAATTTGGCGGCAACGCCATGTTCATCCGATTTAATCCGCAACAATACGCGCAGTAATTCGCCCAGGGCCGATTGTTGTTGCGTCAATTGGCGCGGCGTTTCCACATGCGGCCATTCGCTTTGCGGTGTGGCGAGGGCGCGTTTGCACGCCTCGATAATTTCCGGCTTATCGCGGTTGGCGATCATCCCGCGCGCGTGGCGGTACCGTTCGAAATCTTCAATCGCATGCGGTGGATGCGCGGTGATTTCCAGCAACGCATCATCCTTGCAAATCCGGCCGCGAGGCACATTGCGCGATTGCGCCGCTTGTTCTCGCCAGGCGGCGAGTTCGCGCAAAACAGCCATGAATTTCGGTTTCTGGGTGCGGGACCGGATTCGTTCCCACTGTTTATAAGGATCTAATTGATACGTCGCAATATCGGTCAGATCATTCATTTCCTCCAGCATCCATTCGACACGCCCGGAGTTTTTTGCCTTGTCATAAATTTTTTCATATACGATGCGCAAATGCGTAACGTCGCCCAGCGCGTATTCGATGTGCGCCTTGGATAATGGGCGCTGCGACCAGTCGGTAAAGCGCATCGATTTGTCGATTTGCTGGCCGCATAATTTTTGCACTAATGTTTCATAGCTGGCTTGTTCGCCAAAACCGGTTACCATTGCCGCGACCTGCGTGTCGACGACGGGGTGGGGAACAGATCCCATCAATTTCACAAAAATTTCTATATCTTGCCGCGCGGCGTGAAATACCTTGATCACAGATTCGTTCCGCATCACATCGAAAAACGGCGATAGGTCTAAATCTTTGGCCAATGGGTCGATGGCGGCCGCGCCATTCTTATCGCCAACCTGGATCAGGCACAGAATCGGCCAGTATGTCTTTTCCCGCATAAATTCGGTGTCAACGGTGATGTAAGGTTCTTTGGACCAGGCGGCACAATATTTATTAAGTTCGGCGGTGGTTGTAATAATCATGGGTATTGGGGTTTGGGTACTGGGGTTTGGGTAGGGTAGAAATCCCTGAACCCAAAACCCAATACCCTAAACCCTCTTCTATAAAGGGGGTTGGAAACATCGTAAAAACAGGCTATCTATAGCGGTTTGGTACAGAAATATAAAGCGGAGAATGAATAATGCATCAATATCGCACACATACTTGCGGGGAATTGCGGAAATCGCATGTCGGCGGCCAGGTGAAGCTGTCCGGTTGGGTACACCGCATGCGCGACCATGGACAATTGCTGTTCATCGATTTGCGCGACCATTACGGCATGACCCAGTGCGTCATCAACAGCGATAGCAAATTATTCAAACAAGCCGCCGATTTACGCAGCGAAAGCGTGATTACCGTGACCGGCAAATTGGTTGTCCGCACGGCGGAAACCGTAAATGCCAAATCGCCAACCGGCGAAGTGGAATTGGCGATCGAAGATTTAATCGTTAACTCGGTGGCGGACGTATTGCCATTGCAAGTTAACAGCGATATGGAATTCCCAGAAGAAACGCGTTTGCGTTATCGCTTCCTCGATCTGCGCCGTGAAGCGATTCATAACAATATCGTATTGCGTTCCCGCGTGATTTCATCGCTGCGCCGCCGCATGATCGAGGCCGGATTTACCGAATTCCAAACCCCGATTTTGACCGCATCGTCACCAGAAGGCGCGCGCGATTATTTGGTTCCATCCCGCGTTCATCCAGGCAAATTCTATGCCTTGCCGCAAGCGCCGCAAATGTTCAAACAATTGCTGATGGTTGCCGGATTCGACCGTTACTTCCAAATCGCGCCCTGTTTCAGGGATGAAGACGCGCGCGCGGACCGCAGCCCCGGCGAATTCTATCAGCTCGATTTTGAAATGAGCTTTGTGACGCAGGAAGATATTTTCAATACGATCAGCCCGATTTTGCGCGGCGTGTTCGAAGAATTTGGCGGTCACCGTAAAATTACCCCGCTGCCATTTCCAATGATCAAATATGACGATGCGATGCTGCATTG from Alphaproteobacteria bacterium carries:
- the rnd gene encoding ribonuclease D is translated as MIITTTAELNKYCAAWSKEPYITVDTEFMREKTYWPILCLIQVGDKNGAAAIDPLAKDLDLSPFFDVMRNESVIKVFHAARQDIEIFVKLMGSVPHPVVDTQVAAMVTGFGEQASYETLVQKLCGQQIDKSMRFTDWSQRPLSKAHIEYALGDVTHLRIVYEKIYDKAKNSGRVEWMLEEMNDLTDIATYQLDPYKQWERIRSRTQKPKFMAVLRELAAWREQAAQSRNVPRGRICKDDALLEITAHPPHAIEDFERYRHARGMIANRDKPEIIEACKRALATPQSEWPHVETPRQLTQQQSALGELLRVLLRIKSDEHGVAAKLIATSDDIDQIVRHQDDHCHALRGWRMEVFGKDALALREGKLALSIDKKGLKLLSV